In the Candidatus Margulisiibacteriota bacterium genome, TCCGGCAGCGCGTCTTTAAGTTTTTCCAGAAATTTATAACCCTCAACTTTAGTGCTGTCCGGCGCGAAATCGTCCAGATATTCACGCAGAGTAATCAATGCGTTCATGCTGCATTTGCCCTTGATCGTGCCGGGCTTGGCCAGACACATGAATTTTTCGCCAGTGCGTCCTTTGCGGTAACAGGCCGCGCAAAAACTGGGAATATAACCCTTACTCACCAGCGAAGCGATAATCTCATCCAGACTGCGGTGGTCGGCCACCGTAAACTGGGCGTTCTCTTCGGGTTTTTCCTGATAGCCGTCCGGCGACACGCTGGACTCCGCGCTGATCTGCGAGATGCCCAAATCGATCAGCTCATCGCGCATTTGCGGCGTCTCGCGCGTGGAAAGGATCAGGCCGGTGTACGGCACGGACAGGCGCAGCACGGCGACAATTTTTTTGAAGTCCGCGTCCGCGACTTGGTACGGAATATTTTGCGAAAACTCCGCGCCCAGCGCCGGTTCAATGCGCGGCACAGAAATCGTATGCGGCCCGACGCGAAAAATTTTTTCCAGCCGCTCGATATGCATCAGCAGCGCTAGCGTTTCAAAACGGTAATCAAAGAGACCGTACAGCACGCCCATGCCCACATCGTCTATGCCCGCGGCAAAAGCATTGTCTATGGCGGCAATCCGCTTGTCCGGATCGGTCTTAGGTCCCTGGACATGCACATAGCGGTAAGTTTCCGCATGATAAGTTTCCTGAAAAATCTGAAAAGTGCCGATGCCGGATTTTTTTAATTTTTCAAAATCTTCAACCGGCAGCGGCGCGCAGTTGATATTCACGCGCTTGATCTTGTGCGCGCCAACCTGTGCCGCATAGATCGCCTCGATCGCGTTTGTATAGTAATCGATCAGCGAGCTGGCAAAATCTGGCTTGGCCTCACCGGCCACCAGCAGAATACGCTTGTGTCCGCGCCGCAGCAAAAACTCTATCCGCGCTTTTATTTCCGCCGGATCAAGCGCTTGGCGTTCTATCGCTTTATTGTCCGCTTTGAACGCGCAGTAACGGCAGATGTTCTGGCAGATATTGCTGATATACAGCGGCGCAAAAAGCACCACGCGCTTGCCGTAAATCTCATTTTTGACCCAGGCCGCCGCCGCGAAAATTTCCCGCAGTAATTCCGGATCTTCCACGGCCAGCAAAGCCGCGGTCTCCGCCAGAGTCAGCCGCCGCAACTTTTTTGTCTTTTGCAGAATTTGCTCTATGTCCGCAAGAGTAGATTTTTTAGCCCGCTCCAGAGTTTCCCAGATCAGGGCTTCGTTGATGTATTGCATAAGACACTCGCTTCCTAATAAAGCGTATTATAATCAGATTGGCTGAAAAATAAAGCGGAAAACTTACAGAAATTTGCCGACTAATAGATCTTTAAGGTCGCGTCTGCTGTCCAGTACCGCAGCTATCACTACATTGCGTCCGCCCAGAAAATAAATAATCCGCCAGGGATATTCTTGCAACTCACGATAGTTTTTAATGTTCTGCTCCAGAAACTCCGGCACCACACGGCCTTTTTGTGGGAAAAAACCTAAAGCAGTTATTTTAGTTTCAATCTTTTCTAATATTTTCTCCGCGTTTTGCGGATTTTCCCGGGCGATATAAGCGAAAATCTCTCTAATGTCATCACGGGCTGTGTCCGAAAAAATTAATTTATATCTTTTGAGCATGTTCTTTTATATCGGCTCTGAGCTCGGCAAAGACTTCTTTGGCCGCGCGCGTCCGGCCCGCCAGATAATCTTTCTCACCAAGCCTGACCAGATTCAGCAAAGCAAAAGCGTCTTGAACGCGCTGATAGCTATCCACATCGACCAGCACAGCTTTGGCCTCACCATTTTGAGTAATGACCACAGGGTTTTTACATTCATTGACATATTTCAGCATATCCGCCGCGTGGGATTTGATATAAGAAATCGGTTTTATATCATTTTTCAAATTCACGCTCATCATCAAACTCCAGTCTTTATATAGTACCATATTAAGACTGGAAAGTAAACCGTTGCCTTGCCTGCTACCGGTTATACAGCGGCCTTGCCGTGTAATGCGTGTGCAGCAGATGATGCGATTTTTCACCCAGCGGCTGGCCTAGAAAATCTTTATACAATCTTTGTATTTCTGGATTTTGATGCGAACAGCGTCTGGCGGACAGCTCGTCGTCCTGGTACAAGCCTCTGGCGCGCAGCTGGCGCACCTCGTCTGTCGCACCGTAAGGTTGACCACCGCCGGAGACGCAGCCGCCGCGGCAGGCCATGACTTCTATAAAATGATACGGGCTGGGCTGGCCGGCAGCTTTGGCCGCTTCTACTTTGTCTAGCACGCGCTGCACATTGGCCACGCCGTGCGCCACCGCCACATTGACTTTCGTGCCCTTGATGTCGATCGCGGCTTCTTTCACGCCGTCGAGACCGCGCACATCCTGAAATTCCACATTGCCCAATTCCTCGCCGGTCAATAAATGATAGCCAGTGCGCAAAGCCGCTTCCATCACCCCACCGGTCACGCCAAATATTGTGCCGGCGCCGGTATATTCGCCCAAAACAGAATCCGCCCGGTCGTCCGGCAGACTATTAAAATCAATGCCAGCCGCTTTGAACATGCGCGTCAGTTCGCGCGTAGTCAGCGAAACATCGATGTCCTGCCGGCCGCTGGCGCGCATCTCATCGCTACGCGAAATTTCGTATTTTTTGGCCGTGCAGGGCATGATCGAAACCATGAAAATATTTTGCGGATCAATTTTGTTTTTTTCCGCATAATAAGTTTTGGCCAGCACGCCAAGCATAGCCTGCGGGGATTTGGCGGTAGAAAAATGCGGGATCAGCTCGGGATAATATTTTTCCAGATAATCCACCCAGGCCGGACAGCAGGAAGTAACCAGCGGCAATTTGTCCGGCTCTTCTTTAAATAATTTCACAAACTCACTGCCTTCTTCCATGATAGTCAGATCAGCCGTGAAATTCGTGTCAAACACCGCCTTGAAACCCAGACGGCGCAGCGCGGCATAAAGTTTGCCGGTCAATAATTCTCCCGATTTGTAGCCAAAAGCCTCCCCGATCGCCACGCGCACCGCTGGCGCGATCTGCACTACCGGATATTTTTCCCTGTCACCGAGAGCCGCCCAGACTTTGCCGGTCTCGTCATTTTCGTAAATCGCGCCCACCGGACAATGCGCGCTGCACTGGCCGCATTTGATGCAGGGGCTGTCGTTGAGACTGACGTCCGCCGCCGGCGCGATGCGCACTTTGTGGCCGCGGCCGATAAATTCCAGCGCCCAGACATTTTGCATTTCCTGGCAGACATGCGCGCAGCGGCCGCACAAAATGCATTTTTCCGGATTGAGCACGATCGACGGAGAGCTGTAATCCGCGGGCAGGCCGCGCAGCGTTTTTTGGTAGGGGCTTTCGCGCAGGCCAAATTCCGCGGCGATAGTTTGCAGCTCGCAATTGCCGCTGCGCGGACATTGCAGACAGTCGTTGGGATGATTGGACAAGATCAATTCCAGCACGGTCTTGCGGATCTCCACGATCTCCGCGTCATGCGTGATGATACTCATATTTTCTTCCACCGGCGTGGCGCAGGCGCGGAAAGTTTTGGGCGAATTTTCAGCTTTGACGACGCAGATGCCGCAGGCCGCCCAGGAAGTCAGGTCGGGGTGATAACAAAGCGTCGGGATTTTCACGCCGGCTTTTTTCGCGGCATCAAGAATTGTCGTGCCCGGCGCGGCGGTCACCGGGATCCCGTTAATTTTTAGATTTATCTGTTTGGTCATAAATTCTCCCTATTGTTTCACTATCGCGCCAAATTTGCAGCCCGTGAGGCACGCGCCGCACTTGATGCATTTTTTCTCGTCGATCACATGCGGTTTTAGTTTTTCGCCGGTGATCGCATTAGCCGGACATTTGCGCAGACACAAACCACAGCCTTTGCATTTCTCGGCAACGATATAGAACGCCAGCAAATTTTTACATTTACCAGCGCGGCATTTTTTCGCATTGATGTGTTCCAAATATTCCTGTTCAAAATATTTGAGCGTGGAGAGCGCCGGATTGGCAGCCGTGCCGCCCAGCATGCAGAGCGAAGCCTTTTGCATCGCTTTACCGACCTTTTTGATCTTCTCGATATCTTCCAGCGCGCCCTGCCCTTTGGTAATTTTTTCCAGCAGGCCTAAAATTTGCTTGCCACCGATCCGGCAGGGCGAACATTTGCCGCAGGATTCATCGACCGTAAATTCCAGATAAAATTTAGCAACGTCGACCATGCAGTCGTCCTCATCCATGACGATCAAGCCGCCCGAGCCCATGATCGAGCCGATCTTAGCCAGATTTTCGTAATCGATCGGCGTGTCCAAAAACTCCTCGGAGATCACGCCGCCCGACGGCCCGCCGGACTGCGCGGCTTTGAATTTTTTGCCGCTGCTGATACCGCCGCCGATGTCAAAAATAATTTCGCGCAACGTTGTGCCCATCGGCACCTCGATCAGGCCGGAGTTTTTCACTTTGCCGGTCAGCGCGAAAACTTTCGTGCCTTTGGAAGTCGCGGTGCCCATGCCGGCAAACCAATCGCCGCCTTTGAGAATGATCGCCGCGATATTGGCGTAAGTCTCCACGTTGTTGATGATCGTCGGTTTGCCCCACAAACCTTTCACGGCAGGGAACGGCGGACGGGGCTTCGGCATGCCGCGCGCGCCCTCGATGGACGCCAGCAGCGCGGTTTCCTCGCCGCAGACAAACGCGCCCGCGCCCAAACGCAGCTCGATGTCAAAATCAAATTTGCTATCCAGAATATTTTTGCCCAGCAGACCCAGCTCACGCGCCTGCCGCAGCGCGACTTCCAGACGGTGAATCGCCAGCGGATACTCCGCGCGGATATAAATGAAGCCGCGGTTCGCGCCGATGACGCGGCCGGCAATAGTCAGCGCTTCCAGCACCGAATGCGGATCGCCTTCCAATGTGCTGCGGTCCATGTACGCGCCCGGATCACCTTCGTCAGCGTTGCAAACTATATATTTTTGTTCGCTCGGCACA is a window encoding:
- the hydG gene encoding [FeFe] hydrogenase H-cluster radical SAM maturase HydG; the encoded protein is MQYINEALIWETLERAKKSTLADIEQILQKTKKLRRLTLAETAALLAVEDPELLREIFAAAAWVKNEIYGKRVVLFAPLYISNICQNICRYCAFKADNKAIERQALDPAEIKARIEFLLRRGHKRILLVAGEAKPDFASSLIDYYTNAIEAIYAAQVGAHKIKRVNINCAPLPVEDFEKLKKSGIGTFQIFQETYHAETYRYVHVQGPKTDPDKRIAAIDNAFAAGIDDVGMGVLYGLFDYRFETLALLMHIERLEKIFRVGPHTISVPRIEPALGAEFSQNIPYQVADADFKKIVAVLRLSVPYTGLILSTRETPQMRDELIDLGISQISAESSVSPDGYQEKPEENAQFTVADHRSLDEIIASLVSKGYIPSFCAACYRKGRTGEKFMCLAKPGTIKGKCSMNALITLREYLDDFAPDSTKVEGYKFLEKLKDALP
- a CDS encoding type II toxin-antitoxin system RelE/ParE family toxin, with protein sequence MLKRYKLIFSDTARDDIREIFAYIARENPQNAEKILEKIETKITALGFFPQKGRVVPEFLEQNIKNYRELQEYPWRIIYFLGGRNVVIAAVLDSRRDLKDLLVGKFL
- a CDS encoding type II toxin-antitoxin system Phd/YefM family antitoxin, which gives rise to MVLYKDWSLMMSVNLKNDIKPISYIKSHAADMLKYVNECKNPVVITQNGEAKAVLVDVDSYQRVQDAFALLNLVRLGEKDYLAGRTRAAKEVFAELRADIKEHAQKI
- a CDS encoding [FeFe] hydrogenase, group A gives rise to the protein MTKQINLKINGIPVTAAPGTTILDAAKKAGVKIPTLCYHPDLTSWAACGICVVKAENSPKTFRACATPVEENMSIITHDAEIVEIRKTVLELILSNHPNDCLQCPRSGNCELQTIAAEFGLRESPYQKTLRGLPADYSSPSIVLNPEKCILCGRCAHVCQEMQNVWALEFIGRGHKVRIAPAADVSLNDSPCIKCGQCSAHCPVGAIYENDETGKVWAALGDREKYPVVQIAPAVRVAIGEAFGYKSGELLTGKLYAALRRLGFKAVFDTNFTADLTIMEEGSEFVKLFKEEPDKLPLVTSCCPAWVDYLEKYYPELIPHFSTAKSPQAMLGVLAKTYYAEKNKIDPQNIFMVSIMPCTAKKYEISRSDEMRASGRQDIDVSLTTRELTRMFKAAGIDFNSLPDDRADSVLGEYTGAGTIFGVTGGVMEAALRTGYHLLTGEELGNVEFQDVRGLDGVKEAAIDIKGTKVNVAVAHGVANVQRVLDKVEAAKAAGQPSPYHFIEVMACRGGCVSGGGQPYGATDEVRQLRARGLYQDDELSARRCSHQNPEIQRLYKDFLGQPLGEKSHHLLHTHYTARPLYNR
- a CDS encoding NADH-quinone oxidoreductase subunit NuoF; protein product: MTVITIEDLKKIAKEQSGVKSAYQKIVLVCGGTGCESSKSDLIYQNLRAAVRDSGLDKSVQVIKTGCFGFCEKGPIVKVQPDESFYVEVKPEDAAEIVAEHLVKGQEVARLLYDKNKKSGATADDIGFYKKQMRVVLRNCGLIDPENINEYIARDGYRALAKVLFELTPEQVIEELKKSGLRGRGGAGFPTWRKWDFSRAVPSEQKYIVCNADEGDPGAYMDRSTLEGDPHSVLEALTIAGRVIGANRGFIYIRAEYPLAIHRLEVALRQARELGLLGKNILDSKFDFDIELRLGAGAFVCGEETALLASIEGARGMPKPRPPFPAVKGLWGKPTIINNVETYANIAAIILKGGDWFAGMGTATSKGTKVFALTGKVKNSGLIEVPMGTTLREIIFDIGGGISSGKKFKAAQSGGPSGGVISEEFLDTPIDYENLAKIGSIMGSGGLIVMDEDDCMVDVAKFYLEFTVDESCGKCSPCRIGGKQILGLLEKITKGQGALEDIEKIKKVGKAMQKASLCMLGGTAANPALSTLKYFEQEYLEHINAKKCRAGKCKNLLAFYIVAEKCKGCGLCLRKCPANAITGEKLKPHVIDEKKCIKCGACLTGCKFGAIVKQ